A single region of the Salvia miltiorrhiza cultivar Shanhuang (shh) chromosome 8, IMPLAD_Smil_shh, whole genome shotgun sequence genome encodes:
- the LOC130997908 gene encoding trihelix transcription factor ENAP1 — translation MESSGMSGGIYSNLQPSMLGLEMSLHHKLPPQHPMPAFPKSKNQSLTLSDDDTSADDGKRKMSPWQRMKWTDNMVRLLIMVVFYIGDEVGASEAAEKKKGAGLLQKKGKWKSVSRAMMERGFYVSPQQCEDKFNDLNKRYKRVNDILGKGTSCRVVENQALLDSMDLPPKVKDEVKKLLNSKHLFFREMCAYHNSCAAAQPEGACLHKAPVTPNLNKGGDEGATKLADDDEGDVDEEDEEEEEEEEEDEEEEEYTDDQRKRARSKGVIEQLDAEMGGVLRDAGKTAGEKRQWLRAKLMALEEQRLGIHSQSFELEKQRLKWLKFSSKKEREMEREKLMNERSKLENERMLLLIKQKELHFMDPSSITG, via the coding sequence ATGGAATCGAGTGGAATGTCCGGTGGTATTTACTCAAACTTGCAACCTAGTATGCTAGGACTAGAAATGTCACTCCACCACAAATTGCCACCTCAGCACCCAATGCCGGCATTCCCCAAATCCAAGAACCAGAGCCTGACGCTGAGCGACGACGACACCAGCGCCGACGACGGCAAGAGGAAAATGTCGCCGTGGCAGAGGATGAAGTGGACCGACAACATGGTGAGGCTGCTCATCATGGTGGTCTTCTACATCGGCGACGAGGTGGGGGCCTCGGAGGCGGCCGAGAAGAAGAAGGGCGCCGGCCTGCTGCAGAAGAAGGGCAAGTGGAAGTCGGTGTCGAGGGCGATGATGGAGAGGGGCTTCTACGTGTCCCCGCAGCAATGCGAGGATAAGTTCAATGATTTGAACAAGCGGTATAAGAGGGTGAATGACATCTTGGGGAAGGGGACTTCTTGCCGCGTCGTTGAGAATCAGGCCTTGCTTGATTCCATGGATTTGCCTCCCAAAGTCAAGGACGAGGTCAAGAAGCTGCTCAATTCCAAGCACTTGTTTTTCAGGGAGATGTGCGCTTATCACAACAGCTGCGCCGCCGCGCAGCCGGAGGGGGCGTGCCTGCACAAGGCCCCCGTCACCCCCAACTTGAACAAAGGGGGCGACGAGGGTGCTACTAAATTAGCCGATGATGACGAGGGTGATGTTGATGaagaggatgaggaggaggaggaggaggaggaggaagacgaggaggaggaggagtaCACGGATGATCAGAGGAAGAGGGCGAGGAGCAAGGGGGTGATTGAGCAGCTGGATGCGGAGATGGGCGGCGTGTTGAGGGATGCCGGGAAGACGGCGGGGGAGAAGAGGCAGTGGCTGAGGGCGAAGCTGATGGCGCTGGAGGAGCAGCGCCTGGGGATCCATTCGCAGTCGTTCGAGCTGGAGAAGCAGCGCCTGAAATGGCTCAAGTTCAGCAGCAAGAAGGAGAGGGAGATGGAGAGGGAGAAGCTGATGAATGAGAGGAGCAAGCTGGAGAATGAGAGGATGCTGCTTCTCATCAAGCAGAAGGAGCTCCATTTCATGGATCCGTCTTCTATTACTGGATGA
- the LOC130997909 gene encoding pyruvate kinase 1, cytosolic-like, which translates to MHSNHLLLEEPIRMASILEPSKAGFFPAMAKIVGTLGSRSRTVDVISACLKAGMTVARFDFSLGDAEYHQGTLENLKTAIKSTKKLCAVMLDTVGPELQVVNKAEKAITLKADENVILTPDQGQEASNEILPINFAGLAKAVKKGDTIFIGQYLFTGSESTSVWLEVNEVKGNDVVCAVKNSATLAGSLFTLHASQIRIELPTLSDKDKQFISSWGVQNKIDFLSLSYTRHAEDVREARDFLSKLGDLSQTQIFAKIENVEGLTHFDEILEEADGIILSRGNLGIDLPPEKVFLFQKSAVYKCNMAGKPAVVTRVVDSMTDNLRPTRAEATDVANAVLDGCDAILLGAETLRGLYPVETISTVGRICAEAEKVFNQDQYFKRTVKFVGEPMSHLESIASSAVRAALKVKASVIICFTSSGRAARLIAKYRPTMPVLSVVIPRLKTNQLKWSFSGAFEARQSLLVRGLFPLLADPRHPAESTNATNESVLKVALDHGKASGVIKSHDRVVICQKVGDASVVKIIELED; encoded by the exons ATGCATTCGAATCACCTGCTGCTCGAGGAGCCAATCCGCATGGCCTCCATTCTGGAGCCATCCAAAGCG GGTTTCTTCCCCGCAATGGCGAAGATTGTGGGGACGTTGGGCTCGCGCTCACGAACCGTCGATGTTATTTCTGCTTGTCTTAAAGCTGGAATGACTG TGGCGAGATTTGATTTTTCGTTGGGTGATGCCGAGTATCATCAGGGAACTCTAGAAAATTTGAAGACTGCGATTAAGAGCACTAAGAAACTCTGTGCT GTTATGCTAGACACAGTGGGCCCTGAGTTGCAAGTGGTTAATAAAGCGGAAAAGGCTATAACACTTAAGGCTGATGAAAATGTCATTCTGACCCCCGATCAAGGTCAAGAAGCTTCGAATGAAATTTTGCCGATCAACTTTGCTGGACTCGCCAAG GCTGTGAAGAAGGGAGACACCATTTTTATTGGCCAATACCTATTTACAGGAAGTGAAAGCACTTCTGTGTGGCTTGAG GTAAATGAAGTAAAAGGCAATGATGTGGTCTGCGCAGTCAAGAACTCTGCAACATTGGCTGGATCATTatttacattacatgcttctcAAATTCGTATTGAACTCCCAACTCTGTCTGATAAGGATAAACAG TTTATCAGCTCTTGGGGTGTTCAAAACAAAATTGATTTTCTATCATTGTCTTATACCCGCCATGCAGAGGATGTTCGTGAG GCCCGTgattttctatccaagcttggtGATCTAAGTCAGACACAAATTTTTGCTAAGATTGAGAATGTAGAG GGTTTAACCCATTTCGATGAGATTCTAGAGGAAGCTGATGGAATCATTCTTTCGCGTGGAAATCTTGGGATAGATCTTCCACCTGAGAAG GTGTTCTTGTTCCAAAAATCTGCTGTTTATAAGTGTAACATGGCTGGAAAGCCAGCAGTTGTAACTCGTGTTGTTGATAGTATGACTGACAATCTTAGGCCTACTCGTGCTGAGGCAACTGATGTTGCCAATGCTGTTTTGGATG GGTGTGATGCAATTCTTCTTGGAGCTGAGACCTTACGTGGACTATACCCAGTAGAAACAATTTCTACTGTGGGCAGAATTTGTGCTGAA GCTGAGAAGGTTTTCAATCAAGACCAATACTTCAAGAGGACTGTAAAATTTGTTGGCGAGCCCATGAGTCACTTGGAATCTATTGCATCTTCAGCG GTTCGAGCTGCCCTTAAAGTGAAGGCATCTGTTATCATATGTTTTACCTCATCTGGAAGGGCTGCTAG GCTGATAGCAAAGTATAGGCCAACAATGCCCGTTTTATCAGTTGTCATTCCCAGGCTCAAGACGAATCAGTTGAAGTGGAGTTTTAGTGGTGCATTCGAG GCAAGGCAATCACTTCTAGTACGAGGTCTCTTCCCCCTGCTCGCTGATCCTCGCCATCCT GCTGAGTCTACAAATGCAACCAATGAATCAGTTCTCAAGGTAGCACTTGATCATGGAAAAGCCTCAGGAGTCATCAAGTCACACGATCGAGTTGTGATCTGCCAGAAGGTTGGAGATGCATCTGTAGTAAAGATTATTGAACTCGAAGATTAA